Proteins encoded by one window of Flagellimonas lutaonensis:
- a CDS encoding alpha/beta hydrolase family protein has protein sequence MRTLSFLFAFLFVVCLPAQEKLTYQKPSQEILELVDAPLPPSVRLTENGDYMVFLYRDPYKSIAELSETEMRLAGLRINPKTNIGSRTNYYNNIKIQKVGDDEAVQVKGLPKNPRLANYNWSPDQTMVAMTHTTPEGVELWVIDIASTSAKKLTEPTMNVNMRDAINWFKDGKSILAKMLPEDRQPLINASEAVPEGPTISSNDGKKAQNRTYQDLLKNPNDEFNFEQLARSALYRINLDGTKAQWKEADMYSSISFSPDGEYVMVTTVEKPFSYLVPYYRFPATTNIYRNDGSLVTPLLKVPLIEDLPKGFMAVRQGMREVNWRNDKPATLYYAVALDGGDPQNEVEYRDEVFELDAPFDGEPRSLLKTKNRFNWINWGNDDIAIAYDYWWNNRNTKTYLFSPSEPDKQPVVISDRNYQDRYSDLGRFVTRRNKNGVQVLALKGNAGYLLGDGYTEEGQFPFVDKMDLKTQKKTRLYTSKLEGKLERLIDYNSDKDELLVRIESPTEFPNFYIKSLVKRKGPVQLTNFENPYKSLQDVHKEVITYKRDDGLELTGTLYLPIGYDMAKKEKMPMILWAYPREYKDKNSASQNTQNPNEFTYPYWGSPIYWVTKGYVVLDDAAFPIIGEGDEQPNDTFRSQLVANAKAAIDAVDSLGYIDRDRVAVGGHSYGAFMVANLLSHSDLFAAGIARSGAYNRTLTPFGFQSEERNYWEAPKVYYTMSPFMHADKMKTPLLLIHGEADNNSGTYPMQSERYFNALKGLGATVRLVMLPKESHGYRAKESILHLLWEQDRWLEKYVKNKGQTSDKEASGKNR, from the coding sequence ATGAGAACTCTGAGCTTTCTATTCGCTTTCCTTTTTGTTGTCTGCCTACCGGCCCAAGAAAAACTGACCTATCAAAAACCCTCCCAAGAGATTTTGGAATTGGTAGATGCCCCGTTGCCGCCTTCTGTCAGGTTGACCGAAAATGGGGACTATATGGTGTTTCTTTATCGTGATCCCTACAAAAGCATTGCCGAACTCTCTGAAACCGAAATGCGTTTGGCGGGCCTACGTATAAACCCCAAGACCAACATAGGAAGCCGCACCAATTATTATAACAATATAAAAATCCAGAAAGTGGGTGATGATGAGGCCGTGCAGGTAAAGGGCCTGCCCAAGAACCCCCGCCTGGCAAACTATAATTGGTCACCAGACCAAACGATGGTTGCCATGACGCATACCACTCCTGAGGGCGTAGAGCTATGGGTAATAGACATTGCCTCTACCTCTGCCAAAAAGCTGACGGAGCCCACCATGAACGTGAACATGCGCGACGCCATCAACTGGTTTAAAGACGGGAAATCAATATTGGCAAAAATGCTGCCCGAAGACCGCCAGCCCCTCATCAATGCTTCTGAGGCGGTGCCCGAAGGGCCCACCATTTCATCAAACGATGGAAAAAAGGCGCAAAACCGTACCTACCAAGATTTGTTGAAAAACCCGAACGATGAGTTCAATTTTGAGCAATTGGCACGATCAGCCCTGTACCGCATAAATCTGGATGGCACCAAAGCACAATGGAAAGAGGCAGATATGTACAGTAGTATCAGCTTTTCACCTGATGGCGAATATGTAATGGTAACCACAGTCGAAAAACCTTTTTCGTACTTGGTTCCTTACTATAGATTTCCGGCTACCACAAATATTTATAGAAATGATGGCAGTTTGGTCACCCCCTTGCTGAAAGTTCCCTTGATCGAAGACCTTCCAAAAGGGTTTATGGCCGTGCGGCAAGGCATGCGCGAGGTCAACTGGCGCAATGATAAACCGGCCACACTGTACTATGCGGTTGCATTGGATGGTGGCGATCCCCAAAACGAGGTCGAATACCGTGATGAAGTATTTGAATTGGATGCCCCGTTTGATGGCGAGCCCAGAAGCCTTTTGAAGACAAAGAACCGTTTCAACTGGATCAATTGGGGCAACGATGATATTGCCATCGCCTATGACTATTGGTGGAACAACCGAAATACCAAAACCTACCTTTTCAGCCCTTCTGAGCCAGATAAGCAACCTGTGGTCATCTCTGACAGAAATTATCAAGACCGCTATTCAGACCTGGGCCGTTTTGTGACCCGCCGCAATAAAAACGGGGTACAGGTTTTAGCACTCAAGGGGAATGCCGGCTATTTGCTGGGAGATGGCTATACCGAAGAGGGCCAATTTCCATTTGTGGACAAAATGGATTTGAAAACGCAAAAGAAGACGCGCCTCTACACCTCAAAATTGGAAGGAAAGTTAGAACGGTTGATAGACTACAACAGCGATAAAGATGAGTTGCTCGTTCGCATCGAGTCGCCCACCGAATTTCCGAATTTCTATATCAAAAGCTTGGTCAAAAGAAAGGGACCAGTACAATTGACCAATTTTGAGAACCCCTACAAAAGCCTTCAAGATGTACACAAAGAGGTTATTACCTATAAACGCGACGATGGCCTCGAACTTACCGGCACCCTCTATTTACCGATTGGGTACGATATGGCCAAAAAAGAAAAAATGCCCATGATTTTATGGGCCTATCCACGGGAATACAAAGACAAGAACAGTGCTTCACAAAACACCCAGAACCCTAATGAGTTTACCTATCCGTACTGGGGTTCTCCCATTTACTGGGTCACGAAGGGCTATGTGGTATTGGATGATGCGGCCTTCCCCATTATAGGCGAGGGAGACGAGCAACCAAACGATACGTTTAGAAGCCAACTGGTGGCAAACGCCAAAGCGGCCATTGACGCCGTTGATTCCCTTGGTTACATCGACAGAGACCGCGTAGCCGTTGGTGGTCACAGCTATGGTGCCTTTATGGTGGCCAACCTGCTATCGCATTCTGATCTTTTTGCTGCGGGCATTGCCCGAAGCGGTGCCTATAACCGTACCTTGACCCCTTTTGGCTTTCAAAGCGAGGAACGCAACTATTGGGAAGCCCCAAAAGTGTATTATACCATGTCGCCCTTTATGCATGCCGATAAAATGAAGACTCCTCTTTTGTTGATACATGGCGAGGCCGACAACAATTCGGGCACCTACCCGATGCAGAGCGAACGATACTTTAATGCCCTCAAAGGACTTGGGGCCACAGTACGGTTGGTGATGCTACCAAAAGAAAGCCATGGGTACAGGGCCAAAGAAAGTATTTTGCACCTGCTCTGGGAACAGGACCGTTGGCTCGAAAAATATGTAAAGAACAAAGGCCAGACCAGCGACAAAGAGGCTTCGGGCAAAAATCGATGA
- a CDS encoding 3-oxoacyl-ACP synthase III family protein, with amino-acid sequence MYNSKIIGLGHYVPDNVVTNDDLSKLMDTSDEWIQERTGIKERRHGIKGKDTTTTMGVEAAKVAIERAGIDKDDIDFIIFATLSPDYYFPGPGVLVQRDLDIKTVGALDVRNQCSGFVYALSVADQYIKSGMYQNILVIGSELHSYGLDMTTRGRGVSVIFGDGAGAAVVSREEDTSKGILSSHLHSEGKHAEELSLIAPGMGKRWVTDIIEDNDPNDESYYPYMNGQFVFKNAVVRFSEVIMEGLQKNGLSPNDIDLLIPHQANLRIAQFIQKKFKLSDDQVFNNIMHYGNTTAASIPIALTEAWEQEKVKEGDLVVLAAFGSGFTWGSVIIRW; translated from the coding sequence ATGTACAATTCAAAGATAATAGGGCTTGGCCATTACGTGCCAGACAATGTGGTCACCAACGATGACCTTTCAAAATTGATGGATACCAGTGATGAGTGGATACAGGAGCGGACAGGCATCAAAGAACGCCGTCATGGCATAAAGGGGAAAGACACCACGACCACCATGGGCGTCGAGGCCGCAAAAGTAGCAATTGAACGGGCGGGAATCGATAAAGATGACATCGACTTTATCATTTTTGCAACCTTGAGCCCTGACTACTATTTTCCAGGCCCTGGGGTGCTGGTGCAGCGTGATCTTGATATCAAAACTGTAGGTGCATTGGACGTGAGAAACCAGTGCTCAGGATTCGTGTATGCCCTTTCGGTGGCCGATCAGTACATAAAAAGCGGTATGTACCAGAATATATTGGTCATTGGCTCAGAACTGCATTCGTACGGCCTTGACATGACCACACGGGGCAGGGGGGTCTCGGTGATCTTTGGTGATGGTGCCGGTGCTGCTGTGGTGAGCAGGGAGGAAGATACCTCAAAGGGAATACTTTCTTCACATTTGCACTCAGAGGGTAAACATGCAGAAGAATTGTCTTTGATTGCGCCCGGCATGGGAAAGCGTTGGGTTACCGACATTATCGAAGACAACGACCCCAACGACGAATCATATTACCCTTACATGAACGGGCAATTTGTGTTCAAAAACGCAGTAGTACGCTTTAGTGAGGTGATTATGGAAGGGTTGCAAAAAAACGGACTTTCACCAAATGATATCGATTTGTTGATACCCCATCAGGCCAATCTGCGCATTGCACAATTCATCCAAAAGAAATTCAAACTTTCCGATGACCAGGTCTTCAACAATATTATGCATTACGGTAATACCACTGCAGCCTCTATACCCATTGCTTTGACCGAGGCTTGGGAGCAAGAAAAGGTAAAAGAGGGCGACTTGGTGGTGTTGGCAGCCTTTGGCAGTGGCTTTACATGGGGCAGTGTCATCATTAGATGGTAG